One Amycolatopsis tolypomycina DNA segment encodes these proteins:
- the hutU gene encoding urocanate hydratase — protein MSRVVRAARGTQLTAKSWQTEAALRMFHNNLDPDVAERPEDLVVYGGTGKAARNWASFDAITRELTTLDVDETLLVQSGKPVGVFRTHEWAPRVLIANSNLVGDWATWPEFRRLEQQGLTMYGQMTAGSWIYIGTQGILQGTYETFAAVAKKKFGGSLRGTLTVTAGLGGMGGAQPLAVTMNDGVALVIECDPQRAHRRVETRYLDEVADDLDDAIARVTKAKKEGKALSVGVVGNAAEVLPELLRRNVEVDIVTDQTSAHDPLSYLPKGVSVDDWHDYAAKKPDEFTDRSRESMADHVEAMLGFLDRGAEVFDYGNSLRGEAKLGGCERAFDFPGFVPAYIRPLFCEGNGPFRWAALSGDPEDIAATDRAMLELFPENESLARWIRLAGERVAFQGLPARICWLGYGERHLAGLRFNEMVASGELKAPVVIGRDHLDSGSVASPYRETEGMADGSDAIADWPLLNALVNTSSGASWVSIHHGGGVGMGRSIHAGQVSVADGTLLAAQKLERVLTNDPGMGVIRHVDAGYDRAADVAGERGVRVPMREAE, from the coding sequence ATGTCCCGCGTCGTCCGTGCCGCCCGCGGCACCCAGCTCACCGCCAAGTCGTGGCAGACCGAAGCCGCGCTGCGGATGTTCCACAACAACCTCGATCCCGACGTCGCCGAGCGGCCCGAAGACCTCGTCGTCTACGGCGGCACCGGCAAGGCCGCCCGCAACTGGGCCAGCTTCGACGCCATCACCCGCGAACTGACCACTTTGGACGTCGACGAGACGCTGCTGGTGCAGTCGGGCAAGCCGGTCGGCGTGTTCCGCACCCACGAGTGGGCGCCGCGCGTGCTGATCGCGAACTCGAACCTGGTCGGCGACTGGGCGACCTGGCCCGAGTTCCGCCGCCTGGAGCAGCAGGGCCTGACCATGTACGGGCAGATGACCGCGGGCTCGTGGATCTACATCGGCACCCAGGGCATCCTGCAGGGCACGTACGAGACGTTCGCCGCCGTCGCGAAGAAGAAGTTCGGCGGGTCCCTTCGCGGGACGCTGACCGTGACCGCCGGCCTCGGCGGCATGGGTGGCGCGCAGCCCCTCGCGGTGACCATGAACGACGGCGTCGCGCTGGTCATCGAGTGCGACCCGCAGCGCGCGCACCGCCGCGTCGAGACCCGCTACCTCGACGAGGTGGCCGACGACCTCGACGACGCCATCGCCCGCGTCACCAAGGCGAAGAAGGAAGGCAAAGCGCTGTCGGTCGGCGTCGTCGGCAACGCCGCCGAGGTGCTGCCGGAGCTGCTGCGGCGGAACGTCGAGGTCGACATCGTCACCGACCAGACGTCCGCGCACGACCCGCTGTCCTACCTGCCCAAGGGCGTCAGCGTCGACGACTGGCACGACTACGCGGCCAAGAAGCCCGACGAGTTCACCGACCGCTCGCGCGAGTCGATGGCCGACCACGTCGAGGCCATGCTCGGGTTCCTCGACCGCGGCGCCGAGGTCTTCGACTACGGCAACTCGCTGCGCGGCGAGGCCAAGCTCGGCGGCTGCGAGCGCGCGTTCGACTTCCCCGGCTTCGTGCCCGCCTACATCCGCCCGCTGTTCTGCGAGGGCAACGGCCCGTTCCGCTGGGCCGCGCTTTCCGGCGACCCCGAGGACATCGCGGCCACCGACCGCGCGATGCTCGAACTGTTCCCCGAGAACGAATCCCTCGCCCGCTGGATCCGGCTGGCCGGCGAGCGCGTGGCGTTCCAGGGCCTGCCCGCCCGGATCTGCTGGCTCGGCTACGGCGAGCGTCACCTGGCGGGCCTGCGGTTCAACGAGATGGTGGCCAGCGGCGAGCTGAAGGCGCCGGTCGTCATCGGCCGCGACCACCTCGACTCCGGCAGCGTCGCCTCGCCGTACCGCGAGACCGAGGGCATGGCCGACGGCTCCGACGCGATCGCCGACTGGCCGCTGCTCAACGCCCTGGTCAACACGTCCTCGGGCGCCAGCTGGGTGTCGATCCACCACGGCGGCGGCGTCGGCATGGGCCGGTCCATCCACGCGGGCCAGGTCAGCGTCGCGGACGGGACGCTGCTGGCGGCGCAGAAGCTCGAGCGGGTGCTCACCAACGACCCGGGCATGGGCGTCATCCGGCACGTCGACGCCGGCTACGACCGTGCGGCCGACGTCGCCGGCGAGCGTGGCGTGCGCGTCCCGATGCGGGAGGCCGAGTGA
- the hutI gene encoding imidazolonepropionase — protein sequence MAVLITGIGELTTNDPALGRLTDAALVLDGARVTWVGPAASAPDADERVDVDGRAVLPGWVDSHTHLVFAGDRTAEFEARMAGKPYTAGGIAITVGATREASDEQLAANLRRHVDEAARQGTTCLETKTGYGLTVADEARSARIAGEVADEVTFLGAHLVPPGAAAESYVDLVCGEMLDAVAESVRWADVFCETGAFDEAQSERVLKAAAERGLGLRVHGNQLGEGPGVRLAVELGAASVDHCTYLSDADVAALAASETVATLLPACDLSTRQPLAPARRLLDAGATVALASNANPGSSYTTSMAFCVATAVLQMRMTIEEAVWAATAGGAKALRREDVGVLRPGARADVHVLDAPSVTHLAYRPGVPLTRAVWRAGVRVAG from the coding sequence GTGGCAGTCCTGATCACGGGCATCGGCGAGCTCACGACCAACGACCCGGCCCTGGGCAGGCTGACCGACGCCGCCCTGGTGCTCGACGGCGCGCGCGTCACCTGGGTGGGCCCGGCGGCGAGCGCGCCGGACGCCGACGAGCGCGTCGACGTCGACGGCCGCGCGGTGCTCCCGGGCTGGGTCGACAGCCACACGCACCTCGTCTTCGCCGGCGACCGCACGGCCGAGTTCGAGGCGCGGATGGCCGGGAAGCCCTACACGGCAGGCGGAATCGCGATCACGGTCGGGGCGACGCGGGAGGCGTCCGACGAGCAGCTGGCGGCGAACCTGCGCCGCCACGTCGACGAAGCGGCCCGGCAGGGGACGACCTGCCTGGAGACCAAGACGGGCTACGGGTTGACGGTCGCGGACGAAGCGCGGAGCGCCCGGATCGCCGGCGAGGTGGCCGACGAGGTGACGTTCCTCGGCGCGCACCTGGTGCCACCCGGCGCCGCTGCGGAGTCCTATGTGGACCTCGTGTGCGGCGAGATGCTCGACGCCGTGGCGGAAAGCGTGCGCTGGGCGGACGTGTTCTGCGAGACGGGGGCGTTCGACGAAGCCCAGTCGGAGCGGGTGCTGAAGGCTGCGGCCGAGCGCGGGCTGGGCCTGCGGGTGCACGGCAACCAGCTCGGCGAAGGCCCCGGCGTCCGGCTGGCCGTGGAACTGGGCGCGGCGAGCGTCGACCACTGCACGTACCTTTCGGACGCGGATGTTGCGGCGCTGGCCGCGTCCGAGACGGTGGCGACTTTGCTGCCGGCGTGCGACCTGTCGACCCGCCAGCCCCTCGCCCCGGCGCGCCGCCTGCTCGACGCGGGCGCGACGGTGGCGCTGGCCAGCAATGCCAACCCGGGCAGCTCGTACACGACGTCGATGGCGTTCTGCGTCGCGACGGCGGTGCTGCAGATGCGCATGACGATCGAGGAAGCGGTCTGGGCGGCGACGGCGGGCGGGGCGAAGGCCTTGCGCCGCGAGGACGTGGGCGTCCTGCGGCCCGGCGCGCGGGCCGACGTCCACGTCCTCGACGCGCCTTCGGTGACACACCTGGCGTACCGGCCGGGCGTGCCGCTGACCCGCGCGGTGTGGCGCGCCGGGGTCAGAGTGGCAGGGTGA
- a CDS encoding allantoate amidohydrolase yields MSASGLLGEIADVGRDPKRGGYSRHAFDAPEQDLRAWFGERALGLGLDVDTDHNGNIWAWWGPPGPDAVVTGSHLDSVPGGGAFDGPLGVASALAAVEALQARGFRPGKPFAVVVFAEEEGGRFGVPCLGSRLLTGTIDADKARGLRDTDGVTFAEAAAKSGFDPALVGADPERLGLVGKFLELHVEQGRGLIDLGSPVAVGSTVIAHGRWRFSFAGQGNHAGATLLADRADPMLPAAATVTAVRRLAAAVPDARATVGRLVPTPGGTNVIASTVDLWLDARVPGTATPALVEEIARAASEAARAEGCRVTVTRESYSDDVVFDDALRRDLGGWLGAPPELPTGAGHDAAILAGFVPSGMLYVRNPTGISHSPEEFAEADDVEAGAAALATVLERLAR; encoded by the coding sequence GTGAGCGCCTCGGGGTTGCTCGGGGAGATCGCCGACGTCGGGCGCGACCCGAAGCGCGGCGGCTACTCGCGGCACGCCTTCGACGCGCCCGAGCAGGACCTGCGGGCGTGGTTCGGCGAGCGCGCGCTCGGCCTCGGGCTCGACGTCGACACCGACCACAACGGCAACATCTGGGCCTGGTGGGGCCCGCCGGGGCCGGACGCCGTCGTCACCGGCAGCCACCTCGACTCGGTCCCCGGCGGCGGCGCCTTCGACGGCCCGCTCGGCGTCGCGAGCGCGCTGGCCGCGGTGGAAGCGTTGCAGGCACGCGGGTTCCGGCCCGGGAAGCCGTTCGCCGTCGTCGTGTTCGCCGAGGAAGAGGGCGGCCGGTTCGGTGTCCCGTGCCTCGGCTCGCGGCTGCTCACCGGCACGATCGACGCCGACAAGGCGCGCGGGCTGCGGGACACCGACGGCGTGACGTTCGCCGAAGCGGCCGCGAAGTCCGGGTTCGACCCCGCCCTGGTGGGCGCCGATCCCGAGCGGCTCGGGCTGGTCGGGAAGTTCCTTGAGCTGCACGTCGAGCAGGGCCGAGGACTGATCGACCTCGGCTCGCCGGTGGCCGTCGGCAGCACGGTGATCGCGCACGGGCGGTGGCGGTTTTCCTTCGCGGGACAGGGGAACCACGCCGGGGCGACGCTGCTGGCCGACCGCGCCGACCCGATGCTGCCCGCCGCCGCGACGGTCACCGCCGTCCGGCGGCTGGCGGCGGCCGTCCCGGACGCGCGGGCGACGGTCGGCAGGCTGGTGCCGACACCGGGCGGCACCAACGTCATCGCGTCCACTGTGGACCTGTGGCTCGACGCGCGGGTGCCCGGAACCGCGACCCCGGCGCTCGTCGAGGAAATCGCGCGAGCAGCCTCGGAAGCGGCGCGGGCGGAGGGCTGCCGGGTGACGGTGACGCGCGAGTCCTATTCGGACGACGTCGTGTTCGACGACGCCCTCCGGCGTGACCTGGGCGGCTGGCTCGGCGCACCGCCGGAGCTGCCGACGGGCGCCGGCCACGACGCGGCCATCCTCGCCGGGTTCGTGCCGTCCGGGATGCTCTACGTGCGCAACCCGACGGGAATCAGCCACTCGCCGGAGGAGTTCGCCGAGGCCGACGACGTCGAAGCGGGCGCCGCGGCTTTGGCCACGGTGCTGGAGCGGCTGGCGCGGTGA
- a CDS encoding acetylxylan esterase, producing MRRLWLVVLLTVLFVTPQPAQAAPVQWDQPGPFAVVSEALDATHTVFRPADLGDGKHPVIVWGNGTGAVPAVYAGLLRHLASYGFVVAAANTVNSGTGREMLDGARTLVAENARPGSRYFGRIDTAHIGATGHSQGGGGAIAAGADPLVTTTVPIEPGPLGSVEALHGPVLFLGGQLDIIVPPALLVIPRYYAASHVPAVYGELAGATHFTPAGDGGGFRGAITAWFRFWLAGDEQARGVFFGPGCALCADPAWSKVLRNARALDV from the coding sequence ATGCGACGGCTGTGGCTCGTGGTGCTCTTGACGGTCCTTTTCGTGACTCCGCAGCCCGCCCAGGCGGCGCCGGTGCAGTGGGATCAGCCAGGTCCCTTCGCCGTCGTCAGCGAGGCTCTCGACGCAACCCACACCGTCTTCCGCCCGGCCGACCTCGGCGACGGCAAGCACCCCGTGATCGTGTGGGGCAACGGCACCGGAGCCGTTCCGGCCGTCTACGCGGGACTGCTGCGGCACCTCGCGTCCTACGGGTTCGTCGTGGCCGCCGCGAACACGGTGAACTCCGGAACCGGCCGGGAAATGCTCGACGGTGCCCGCACGCTCGTCGCGGAAAACGCCCGGCCGGGCAGCCGGTACTTCGGCCGGATCGACACCGCGCACATCGGCGCGACCGGGCACTCCCAGGGCGGCGGCGGGGCCATCGCCGCGGGCGCCGACCCGCTCGTCACCACCACCGTCCCCATCGAGCCGGGACCGCTCGGGTCCGTCGAAGCACTGCACGGCCCGGTGCTCTTCCTCGGCGGCCAGCTCGACATCATCGTGCCGCCCGCGCTGCTGGTGATCCCGCGCTACTACGCCGCGTCGCACGTCCCCGCGGTCTACGGCGAGCTCGCCGGCGCCACCCACTTCACCCCGGCCGGCGACGGCGGCGGCTTCCGCGGCGCGATCACCGCGTGGTTCCGCTTCTGGCTGGCCGGCGACGAGCAGGCGCGCGGGGTCTTCTTCGGCCCGGGCTGCGCGCTCTGCGCGGATCCGGCGTGGTCGAAGGTGCTACGCAACGCTCGCGCTCTCGACGTGTGA
- a CDS encoding formimidoylglutamate deiminase — MRIDVADGRITAVTPDAPRAGTVLPGLTLPGFANGHSHAFHRALRGRTHHERGTFWTWRERMYALASRLDPDAYYRLARGVYAEMVLGGYTSVGEFHYLHHAPGGKPYADPNAMGAALRQAAADAGIRLTLLDTCYLAGGIGVAPDEVQRRFSDGSASAWASRVSELKEDELFRVGAAIHSVRAVPADQLSLVDSKRVVHIHLSEQRAENEQCQAAYGRTPTELLDDHGVLTERLVAVHATHLTASDIERLSGARACFCPTTERDLGDGIGPARALRDAGVRLSIGSDSNAVVDAFEEIRALELDDRLASEERGRFSADELLEAGTDHAAIGWGEVGALAEGAGADFVTANLDSVRTAGIEPSGVVFAASAPDVRHVVVAGREVVRDGVHQLIDRPETVLAKEIEALWQS; from the coding sequence GTGCGGATCGACGTCGCCGACGGCCGCATCACCGCGGTGACACCGGACGCACCGCGCGCGGGCACCGTCCTGCCCGGGCTCACCCTGCCGGGGTTCGCGAACGGCCACTCGCACGCCTTCCACCGGGCGCTGCGGGGCCGGACGCACCACGAGCGCGGCACGTTCTGGACGTGGCGCGAGCGGATGTACGCGCTGGCGTCGCGGCTCGACCCCGACGCGTACTACCGGCTGGCCCGCGGCGTGTACGCCGAGATGGTGCTCGGCGGGTACACGAGCGTGGGCGAGTTCCACTACCTGCACCACGCGCCCGGCGGGAAGCCCTACGCCGACCCGAACGCGATGGGGGCGGCGCTGCGGCAGGCCGCGGCCGACGCGGGGATCCGGCTGACGCTGCTCGACACCTGCTACCTGGCGGGCGGGATCGGCGTCGCGCCCGACGAGGTCCAGCGGCGGTTCTCCGACGGCTCGGCGTCGGCGTGGGCCTCGCGGGTCTCCGAGCTGAAGGAAGACGAGCTGTTCCGGGTCGGCGCGGCCATCCACTCGGTGCGGGCCGTGCCGGCGGATCAGCTGTCGCTTGTGGACAGCAAGCGCGTCGTGCACATCCACCTTTCCGAGCAGCGCGCGGAAAACGAGCAGTGCCAGGCCGCCTACGGCCGCACGCCCACCGAGCTGCTGGACGACCACGGCGTGCTGACCGAGCGTTTGGTCGCCGTGCACGCCACGCACCTGACGGCGTCGGACATCGAGCGGTTGAGCGGCGCGCGGGCGTGCTTCTGCCCGACCACCGAACGCGACCTCGGCGACGGCATCGGCCCGGCCCGCGCCCTGCGGGACGCCGGCGTGCGGCTGAGCATCGGCAGTGACAGCAACGCCGTCGTCGACGCCTTCGAGGAGATCCGGGCGCTGGAGCTGGACGACCGGCTGGCCAGCGAGGAACGCGGCCGGTTCAGCGCCGACGAGCTCCTCGAAGCGGGCACGGACCACGCGGCGATCGGGTGGGGCGAGGTCGGCGCGCTCGCCGAGGGGGCGGGCGCGGACTTCGTCACCGCGAACCTGGATTCGGTGCGGACCGCCGGGATCGAGCCGTCCGGTGTCGTGTTCGCGGCGTCGGCACCCGACGTCCGGCACGTCGTCGTCGCGGGCCGCGAGGTCGTGCGGGACGGCGTCCACCAGTTGATCGACCGACCGGAAACCGTGCTGGCGAAGGAGATCGAGGCACTGTGGCAGTCCTGA
- the hutH gene encoding histidine ammonia-lyase, protein MPEKVLLGPEPLTAAQVVDVVRGHAPVGLTDAAEKNLAATRQHIENLAHAVTPTYGVSTGFGALATRHIPVESRTALQRSLIRSHAAGAGPAVEPEVVRALMLLRLRTLASGYTGVRPGTAQTLAALLNADITPIVHEYGSLGCSGDLAPLAAVALALMGEGEVTYRGEVVKAEEALKQAGIEPVVLAEKEGLALTNGTDGMLGMLLLAAADLHRLFDIADLTAAMSVEALLGTDRAFAADLQALRPHPGQAKSAARMWQALQGSKIVESHRGPDCNRVQDAYSLRCAPQVHGAARDSLAHAELVGERELMSAVDNPVVLADGRVESNGNFHGAPVAYVLDFLAIPIADVASIAERRTDRMLDKARSHGLPPFLADDPGVDSGHMIAQYTQAAVVSELKRLAVPASVDSIPSSAMQEDHVSMGWSAARKLRKAVDGLTTVLAIELLTAARALDFRAPLAPSPVTGAVRDLLRTKVAGPGPDRHLAPEIAAAEELVRSGAVLDAARLEV, encoded by the coding sequence ATGCCGGAAAAAGTGCTCCTGGGCCCGGAACCACTGACCGCCGCCCAGGTCGTCGACGTCGTCCGTGGCCACGCGCCCGTCGGGCTCACGGACGCGGCCGAGAAGAACCTCGCCGCGACCCGCCAGCACATCGAGAACCTCGCCCACGCCGTCACGCCGACCTATGGCGTCTCGACCGGCTTCGGCGCGCTCGCCACCCGTCACATCCCGGTCGAGAGCCGGACCGCGCTGCAGCGCAGCCTGATCCGCTCGCACGCCGCCGGCGCCGGGCCCGCCGTCGAGCCCGAGGTCGTCCGCGCGCTGATGCTGCTGCGGCTGCGGACCCTCGCCAGCGGCTACACCGGCGTCCGGCCGGGCACCGCGCAAACGCTTGCGGCCCTGCTCAACGCCGACATCACCCCGATCGTCCACGAGTACGGCTCGCTCGGCTGCTCCGGCGACCTCGCGCCCCTGGCGGCCGTCGCGCTCGCGCTCATGGGCGAGGGCGAAGTGACGTACCGCGGCGAAGTCGTGAAAGCGGAAGAAGCGCTGAAGCAGGCCGGGATCGAGCCGGTCGTCCTCGCCGAGAAGGAGGGCCTCGCGCTCACCAACGGCACCGACGGCATGCTCGGCATGCTCCTGCTCGCCGCCGCCGACCTGCACCGGCTGTTCGACATCGCCGACCTCACCGCCGCGATGAGCGTCGAAGCCCTCCTCGGCACCGACCGCGCGTTCGCCGCCGACCTCCAGGCCCTGCGCCCGCACCCCGGCCAGGCGAAGTCCGCGGCCCGGATGTGGCAGGCGCTGCAGGGCTCGAAGATCGTCGAGAGCCATCGCGGCCCGGACTGCAACCGCGTCCAGGACGCCTACTCGCTGCGCTGCGCCCCGCAGGTCCACGGCGCCGCCCGCGACAGCCTCGCCCACGCCGAGCTCGTCGGCGAGCGCGAGCTGATGTCCGCTGTGGACAATCCGGTCGTCCTCGCCGACGGCCGCGTCGAGTCCAACGGCAACTTCCACGGCGCGCCCGTCGCCTACGTGCTGGACTTCCTGGCCATCCCGATCGCCGACGTCGCCAGCATCGCCGAGCGCCGCACCGACCGGATGCTCGACAAGGCGCGCTCGCACGGCCTGCCGCCGTTCCTCGCCGACGACCCCGGCGTCGACTCCGGCCACATGATCGCCCAGTACACGCAGGCCGCCGTGGTCAGCGAGCTCAAGCGGCTCGCCGTCCCGGCGTCGGTCGACTCCATCCCGAGCAGCGCCATGCAGGAGGACCACGTCTCCATGGGCTGGTCGGCCGCGCGGAAGCTGCGCAAGGCCGTCGACGGCCTGACCACCGTCCTGGCCATCGAGCTGCTGACGGCGGCCCGGGCCCTGGACTTCCGCGCGCCGCTGGCGCCGTCGCCGGTCACCGGCGCGGTGCGCGACCTGCTCCGCACGAAGGTCGCGGGCCCCGGCCCCGACCGCCACCTGGCGCCCGAGATCGCGGCCGCCGAAGAACTCGTCCGCTCCGGCGCCGTCCTCGACGCCGCCCGTCTGGAGGTCTGA
- a CDS encoding nitrilase-related carbon-nitrogen hydrolase: MNKLGWAMAATVTSAVLFFFGTGLAPVPELAWLAPLPILLLAPRVPGAAAMACAFVAHLAGSAGSWTYFWHSLAIPRPAAIAILGGSALLFALSAGLFRLLVRRGHGLLASLAAPALWTVVLYTISLLNPTGVMDTLMTTQADRPSVLRLAAVTGGWGVEFLVLFVPAAVAAALAPGVRGLRRLAGLVTVAAALGALVFWTTPVPAGPSTRVALVAPGQSRWAVDVATPDGQALVLSYVDQIGRLPGGVQAVVLPEAAFAVDQASRPRLVEAFSDVARTRNLNVVTGVVDTTPDGRFNAALAIPPSGPPVEYRKWHNGDSPNMASGTQLAHLAGIGLMVCMDVNFGDPSRDYGRAGTGLVLIPASDEDVDGWAHSRTALIRGVENGFSVAWSAARGTPMLADSRGHVLADAHTGGSPFTVVVADVPIGPGKTPYARFGDWFAWLCGLVALAGIVTAASRPSHVESASVA, translated from the coding sequence ATGAACAAGCTGGGATGGGCAATGGCCGCGACGGTGACGTCGGCGGTGTTGTTCTTCTTCGGCACGGGCTTGGCCCCGGTGCCCGAACTGGCCTGGCTGGCACCGCTGCCGATCTTGCTGCTCGCGCCCCGCGTTCCCGGCGCCGCCGCAATGGCGTGCGCGTTCGTCGCCCACCTCGCGGGCAGCGCCGGAAGCTGGACCTACTTCTGGCATTCCCTGGCGATCCCACGGCCCGCGGCGATCGCGATCCTCGGCGGCAGCGCACTCCTGTTCGCCCTCTCCGCAGGCCTGTTCCGGCTGCTCGTCCGGCGCGGGCACGGATTGCTCGCCTCGCTCGCCGCGCCCGCGTTGTGGACCGTGGTGCTCTACACGATTTCCCTCCTCAACCCGACCGGCGTCATGGACACCCTCATGACGACGCAGGCCGACCGGCCGTCCGTGCTGCGGCTCGCCGCGGTCACCGGCGGCTGGGGCGTCGAGTTCCTCGTGCTGTTCGTCCCGGCCGCCGTGGCCGCCGCGCTCGCTCCGGGCGTTCGCGGTCTCCGCCGGCTCGCCGGGCTGGTCACCGTCGCCGCCGCGCTGGGCGCGCTGGTCTTCTGGACCACGCCGGTGCCGGCCGGGCCGTCGACGCGGGTGGCGCTGGTCGCGCCCGGCCAGAGCCGCTGGGCGGTCGACGTCGCCACGCCGGACGGCCAAGCTCTCGTCCTGTCCTATGTGGACCAGATCGGCCGGTTGCCCGGCGGCGTCCAGGCCGTGGTGCTCCCCGAAGCCGCCTTCGCGGTGGACCAGGCCAGCCGGCCGCGGCTCGTCGAAGCCTTCTCCGACGTTGCCCGCACGCGGAATCTCAACGTCGTCACCGGCGTCGTCGACACGACGCCGGACGGCCGGTTCAACGCCGCGCTGGCGATCCCGCCGTCCGGGCCACCGGTGGAATACCGCAAGTGGCACAACGGGGACTCCCCGAACATGGCGTCCGGCACCCAGCTCGCGCACCTCGCCGGGATCGGGCTGATGGTGTGCATGGACGTCAACTTCGGTGACCCGAGCCGCGATTACGGCCGGGCCGGCACGGGCCTGGTGCTCATCCCGGCGTCCGACGAAGACGTCGACGGCTGGGCACACAGCCGCACCGCGCTCATCCGCGGCGTCGAAAACGGCTTCTCGGTGGCGTGGAGCGCGGCCCGCGGGACGCCGATGCTCGCGGACTCGCGCGGCCACGTCCTGGCCGACGCCCACACCGGCGGCAGCCCGTTCACGGTGGTCGTCGCCGACGTCCCGATCGGGCCGGGGAAGACGCCGTACGCACGCTTCGGCGACTGGTTCGCCTGGCTCTGCGGCCTGGTCGCGCTGGCCGGGATCGTGACGGCCGCGAGCAGGCCGTCACACGTCGAGAGCGCGAGCGTTGCGTAG
- a CDS encoding IclR family transcriptional regulator encodes MGESSEVPALRRGLAVLRLLATRPGPVTAAAIAREAGLPRSTTYHLLNELEAAGFVVHLPAERRYGLGIAAFELGSAYLRHDPLERLAGPLLRKLVDRVGHTAHLGVLHGNESLYLIKERPARPETLVTEVGVRLPAQLTASGRAILRHLPAPHVRALFPAASAFVLRTGRGPRTLAELRRTLTAERRLGWSVEDGHVTAGFASVACPVFDHGARPLAAISVTLRHHCTAEPCLQTWPDLAAAVAATAAELTTRIGGHPA; translated from the coding sequence GTGGGCGAAAGCAGCGAGGTGCCGGCACTGCGCCGCGGCCTGGCGGTGCTGCGCCTGCTGGCGACCCGGCCAGGCCCGGTCACCGCGGCGGCCATCGCCCGGGAGGCGGGCCTCCCCCGCTCGACCACGTACCACCTGCTCAACGAGCTGGAAGCGGCCGGTTTCGTGGTGCACCTGCCCGCGGAACGCCGCTACGGCCTTGGCATCGCGGCGTTCGAGCTGGGCTCGGCCTACCTGCGCCACGACCCCCTGGAGCGCCTGGCCGGGCCGTTGCTGCGCAAGCTCGTCGACCGCGTCGGGCACACCGCCCACCTCGGCGTCCTGCACGGCAACGAGTCCCTGTACTTGATCAAGGAGCGCCCGGCCCGCCCGGAGACGCTGGTGACGGAGGTCGGCGTCCGGCTGCCGGCCCAGCTGACCGCGTCCGGCCGGGCGATCCTGCGGCACCTGCCCGCCCCCCACGTCCGCGCGCTGTTCCCCGCGGCGTCGGCGTTCGTGCTCCGCACCGGCCGCGGCCCGCGCACGCTGGCCGAGCTGCGCCGCACCCTCACCGCGGAACGCCGCCTCGGCTGGTCGGTCGAGGACGGCCACGTCACGGCCGGCTTCGCCTCGGTGGCCTGCCCGGTCTTCGACCACGGCGCCCGCCCGCTGGCCGCGATCAGCGTCACCCTGCGCCACCACTGCACGGCCGAGCCGTGCCTCCAGACGTGGCCGGACCTCGCCGCCGCCGTCGCCGCGACGGCAGCCGAGCTGACCACCCGGATCGGCGGCCACCCGGCCTGA
- a CDS encoding esterase/lipase family protein encodes MRVTNGGAKRILAVLTAALTFGAIAPAVAEAAPSSGWNDWGCRPSAAHPEPVVLVHGLGANDTVNWFFHAPKIAAQGYCVFSLTYGTGILGPGVGGLASMRDSAAQLGRFVDKVTATTGAAKVDIVGHSEGSTMPAYYLKYGGAAKVAHFVGFGANYRGTTLGGLGALAKALLTTVPGLATVLRTACGACSEYLAPSAFLDDLARGGVHVAGPTYTSIVSRYDEVVTPYTSGILGEPGTTDIVLQDFCSADASGHLSQAIDPNVTGLILHALDASYAPTCTPFTLPL; translated from the coding sequence ATGCGGGTCACCAACGGCGGTGCCAAGCGGATCCTGGCCGTGCTCACCGCGGCGCTCACCTTCGGCGCGATCGCCCCGGCGGTCGCGGAGGCAGCCCCGAGCAGCGGCTGGAACGACTGGGGTTGCCGCCCGTCCGCCGCGCACCCGGAGCCCGTCGTGCTGGTGCACGGCCTCGGCGCCAACGACACCGTCAACTGGTTCTTCCACGCCCCGAAGATCGCGGCCCAGGGCTACTGCGTGTTCTCCCTGACGTACGGCACGGGCATCCTCGGCCCGGGTGTCGGCGGCCTGGCCTCGATGCGTGACAGCGCCGCACAGCTCGGCCGATTTGTCGACAAGGTCACGGCCACGACCGGCGCGGCGAAGGTGGACATCGTCGGCCACTCCGAAGGCAGCACGATGCCCGCGTACTACCTGAAGTACGGCGGCGCGGCCAAGGTCGCGCACTTCGTCGGCTTCGGCGCGAACTACCGCGGCACGACGCTCGGCGGCCTCGGCGCGCTGGCCAAAGCCCTCCTGACGACGGTGCCCGGCCTCGCCACGGTCCTGCGCACGGCGTGCGGCGCCTGCTCGGAGTACCTGGCCCCCTCGGCGTTCCTCGACGACCTCGCCCGCGGCGGCGTCCACGTGGCCGGGCCGACGTACACGAGCATCGTGAGCAGGTACGACGAGGTGGTGACGCCGTACACGAGCGGAATCCTCGGCGAACCGGGGACGACGGACATCGTGCTGCAGGACTTCTGCTCCGCCGACGCGTCGGGCCACCTGAGCCAGGCGATCGACCCGAACGTCACCGGGCTGATCCTGCACGCACTGGACGCGTCCTACGCGCCGACGTGCACGCCGTTCACCCTGCCACTCTGA